From the genome of Xylocopilactobacillus apis:
CCACTAGTATTTCTCCAAACGTGATCTCTATAGTAAATTTCTGTTCGGTGTTTTTTTAAAACAAGAACTACTTTATTTTCTGAAAGTGTCTTTAGAAATTTTTCATTATTATCAACGGTTTGGTCTTTTATCTGGATACCACTGATTCTTTCCCACTCTCCTTGATGAGGAGTTAAAATGACCTTACTATTAGGTAACTTTAAATTATGTTCATCAATCAGCGAAAAGGCAGAACCGTCAATAATCAAAGCTTGGTCGGTCTTAATTGTCTGAAAAACAAGTTTTAATATCTTTAAGGACTGTTCTTCATTACCTAACCCAGTTCCAATTGTAACAACGTTCATTTTTTTTATTAAATTTTTTAAATTATTTCCATCAGTGTAATCTTGAAAAATTGCTTCAGGAACTACACTATGAATACTTGTCATATTTATTGGATCGCTGGCAACAGTCACTAATCCAGCACCAGAATTAACAGCAGCTTGAGCACTCATGATAATTGCCCCGCCGTAATTTTTATTTCCCCCAATCAGCAAAACATTTCCATAATTATATTTATGAGTTTCTTGTTTACGAGGTTTAATTACGTTTTTTAGTACATTATCAGTAACATCTTTCACTTATTTATCCCTTTCGTTAAATAAAAAAAACAGGCTAAAGCCTGTTAATATGCCCCAAACAGGAGTCGAACCTGCACATGATTTCTCATACAGCGACCTGAACGCTGCGCGTCTGCCAATTCCGCCATTGGGGCAACATAGCAGTTAATTTATAAAAAAAGCAGTTTAAGAACTGCTAAAAACCAGTGACCGATGTCAACCACTGAAGCGGAGAATGGGGGATTCGAACCCCCGATACAGGTAAAGCCCGTATACATGATTTCCAATCATGCTCCTTCAGCCGCTCGGACAATTCTCCAACTAAAAAGCAAAACTATAAAAGTTATGCTTTATTTTGTTTCTCGATGTAATGTAACTTTATGATCATTAGGACAATATTTTTTCTTCTCTAATCTATCTGGGTTATTTCTTTTATTTTTCGAAGTTAAATAGTTCCGATGATGACATTCTGTACATTCAAGTGTGATATTTACACGCATAAGATATTTTCACCTCTCTATAAAAACATAAGTATATAGATTTTAGCATAATTAAACTATAATTGCGACCCTTAAAATTACATAATGAACTTTTCAAATTTTTTAAACATTTGACGGTAACCGTTTTCAAAAGAACTTTGCTGACCTATAATAAAGACATATAATTTTGGAGGTAAATTCATGTTTCCCTATCAATTTGAAATAAATAAAGAATACTACTTTGTAAACAAATTAAACCTTGTTATGCCCATTACTGTAAGTCAAGTTAGTCCAAACTCTGTGACTTTTAATACTAGTTTTAATCAAAATTGGACCTTAACTCCTGATTCTCAAGAATTTAAAGAACATCGAATATTTAAATCTAAAAATTCGGCAGAAATATTTGCTGGTGGTTGTTGTTCATAAAGAACTAAAGATTAAGAAACCTTTTTGTTTTATTTTTCATTAAGCAAAAAAGGTTTTTTAATTTACTCCATTTGGGTAATACTTGCTATAT
Proteins encoded in this window:
- a CDS encoding NAD(P)H-hydrate dehydratase; translation: MKDVTDNVLKNVIKPRKQETHKYNYGNVLLIGGNKNYGGAIIMSAQAAVNSGAGLVTVASDPINMTSIHSVVPEAIFQDYTDGNNLKNLIKKMNVVTIGTGLGNEEQSLKILKLVFQTIKTDQALIIDGSAFSLIDEHNLKLPNSKVILTPHQGEWERISGIQIKDQTVDNNEKFLKTLSENKVVLVLKKHRTEIYYRDHVWRNTSGNASMATAGMGDTLAGMISGFCAQFQDMEASICAAVYLHGLIGDKLSKEQYVTTPSKISQLIPSEMKFYSEN
- the rpmG gene encoding 50S ribosomal protein L33, with product MRVNITLECTECHHRNYLTSKNKRNNPDRLEKKKYCPNDHKVTLHRETK